AAGACGTTAGTCTGAGTAGCTTTTAAACAAACGAGTTTATAAGGTACTTTTTGATTTGTCAAACatggtaaaaaaaatcaaaaaataagcaCGTGATAAcctaaatcatttgaatgtttgcATTTTCTATACAGTTTGATTGATattgtttagttttttttttttaatggaaaATCGAATCTAATTATCAGGGCCAATCCTAAGGATTTAATTTTTCAAAGGTCCGGGACAAACTAGAAAAATAGcttttattgttattataagtttttatttctaaataaaaatatatagaatatataataaaaaaaattgtgccCTATACAGCTGCCCATCCCCCCCCCCCTGCTAATCATAAACTACGTTTGTATTCGTTTATATCCCAAACAAGATTTAAACCCCTCGACATGAAGGAGAAAACACAAACATCTGATACACTTTGATGCCTAGAAGCCTTTGGTATTATCAATgtaatttttatatttaatttcttAAGAAATAACAAATAAAACATACATTTCTTTGTGGCAGAACAACGTTAATGACCCAAACCATTACTTAAGACAAGAAAACAATCCTAAGGTCTGATTTAAAGAGAATCTATTTAAATATAAACAGTGGATCATTTTTCCCACCAACTCAATTCCCAAAAGAGCAactcatttatttcaacattaaaTTTGTTTGACCATATATTTGGTCAAATGTTAATGAGAACTTCATACAATATAAAATTGTGGTATGTATTAAATGGTGAAATAATGAAACTGATCGAACGAAATGTTCAATCATTACGAAGCCTTTTGCCTCATTGGGGTGCACAGTGCCCTAAAACAATAATCGGTCAACAATGACTTGTTCCCTTGAATGTGTTGTCAAGGAGGGTGGTTAAAAGCAATGTTAACTGAATAATGTTTAAGTTCTATATTTGTTGACATGGCTCAACACGTTACTAATATGGATATAATGCGTGATAAGAATTATTGTAACAATttcattaaatgaaaatctaagtTTTGCTTTTATACCAACAAAGAAAAGATAAACAAACGTGACTAAATTGcccgtttatttatttatttttctatttgatCTTCAGAGAtatttataaaaaagaaaaaggtCTAACAAGACATTCGGAGAAAAAATACATTGAATTTGTGATGGTAGTTATGTTTTGAAGTCAACCAATTCAATCACGGTGTTATTCAATCacggtgctgtttgttttttaaaagaaGAAAATCAATTTGCAGACTACATCTGCAGGATAAAAACAGACCACATCTATAGTAAAAGAGTTGTGCCAAAAGTGAACAATTtgcaaaaaaaatattgtttatattttaaatatacaaACTACTAAAATAAATTGATTTATAACAATTCCAAATTACATACCATAGGGACTTCAAATTACATTAATATAAGTTTCAAATTACAAATTAACGTACCATACTATCAAATTACATAAATAATGACTTGCAAAATTGTTGTCATGGTTGCATTTCTTTAATAGCATGCAATGTTTATAGTTGCCTCTTCAAGAATGCGAGATCTAAAAGATccttagaaaaaaaattatttaggtTAAATTGTAAAATTTTAGATTTAGATGATCAAGATCTTTCATACCATGGAAACAACAAATTTAAAAATATGTTCTTCAATCTCTTTTGAAAAGTCATCATGTGAAATCTAGAGAGATTCGATAGAGTTTATGTCATTTGATAGTTTTCATTTCGCACCAGAGCTTTGTTTGGTCTTGTAGGAGACTATAATCAGGATAAACGAAAACAAAATAGAAATTGACGAAAGTTGAGGCTTGTTTTTGACATAGTTTCCTTAAAACAAATTTGAACCACACCGGGTGTTTATTTCCCAGGATACAACAGCAAAAAAGGTTCTTCAAGACCGCCGAACTCAACAATATTCGGATATTACCTTGTTACGTGCTAGAAAACACAACCTTAAAATTGAAAAAGAGGGAAGAGTTTTTGGTTCTTTTTACCATATACAAGAATACTTAATTTATAGTGTAAATTTGTAACTATTACCGTAATTATAATTTATGGTAAACAAAACCAACAACTTAATTGCAAAATCAAATCAATATAAAACACAAAAAATGTaagttatttattttaatttaatttaaataaaatttaacAAAATAAGAATTTTGcttaatttaattgtttaaacatttAACCACTCAATCAACCATTCAAACACCCACTTTGGTGATaagtttctcattcatttttttcaacaaatcttgcaattattttttttatgtacaCTCTATCTTGTCCCATACTTTTAATACTAATACCTATGATGATAAAACCTTTTAATGATGAACGTAATACAAGGtacaagaaatcatcaaatattatAGCAACACTTTTAGATTGCGAGAACGATATCAAAAAATCATCAAGAGTCACCACCTTATCCTTAATAATTTTATCAAACACTTGTAACATTTGGTACTTAACTCATAAGAAAAAAATACACAAAACCAACAAACTTTACCAAAAAGTATGATGGATCAAACAAAACAATGCAGAAAACCAACAAACCTCGCCATAAATTTATTAATCCTTCACATAGAAAACAAGAACATCAAAATTTTACAATAATCGCAATGCACAAAGATGATTAATGGGTTGTCGTTGGTTGTTGTTGTCGATGgaagagtgtaaaaaaaatgttttttaaatcATGTGCGCGACGCACGTAGACGCGTATATATAAACCCGCATTGTTCCTAGTAGAGGACGAGCATACCTTTTTTAGGTATGCGGTTTACTAAAAAACAAATGATCTCTAAGGTAAAATGTTTGCTCGTTGTTTACACGATGTACACAAAAGTAGTCAAGAAGCTCTTTTtgaaaaaacaaacaccacctaaAATTATTACTACTATTGCATTACTATTAACTGACAAAAAAAATGATTGTATCGCTATAAAATCAAAAGTAATGGTTTTTCTtggtttataaaaaaataaacaattattttatttttttttattgatgcAATTGCCCATTTgtatacgactttgtttcatGATGTGAACTCTGCGAAAAGTGGCTTAGGTAAATGTTCTTTGTTTTTCTATGttcgttttttttttgtcatgtcGACCTTGGTTGAGCAACTTATCAAACCTCAAATTATTAATTGAACGACCTAAGAATTGCCTAAAATCACAACCCATTAGTTGATGATAATAACCTATTGTATTTATTGTTTCTATCTAACGAGTTTACAAGATAACCCAAGTCGTTGAACTTATAAAGGTGCTACCACATGATAGTTCCATTTAGATGAATGGATTAAGTTCCATAAGTTATTAATAGGAGTAGTTTGGAATGTTTCCTTGAAGCTTATATGAAAAAGTGAATTTTGGAGAAGTTCAAAAATCACTAAGTAGCCTAATTTGGAGCTTTATAACTCAAGGTCTAAAGTCGATATGTGATTGGACTGATAGTGTTCTAAATGAAAACTGTAGTCGACGTGATAAGGAATCTATAGTTAAAAGATTCTATTAAATCTGAGTTTATATGAAAAAGTTGTAGGAGTTTGAAGTTAGGAAAAAAAATCCATTAACTgtgaaaaaataagaaaaaattttGTCTTGGAAATTTCCTATATCAATAGAAAGCCCTTGCCACAAAGAACATAATAAAGATGAATCGGGTTAATCTGAGTTTCTATAAAAATATATGAGGGTtcgaatttagaaaaaaaaaatgaacatTAGACAAATACAAAATTGCAACCAATTAGCTGAAATTGTGGTCCATGAAGGTCCAACTATGATTTTGATGATTATATGGGTTATTTTTTAATTGTGTGTCTATTTCTTGGAAAGAAACTAATGAATTGAGCTAAacttgtcttttttttttctcaaattatAATCTAAGTGGTAACACTTATCTAAACAAATCTTTAATTATATAAGTGGAcaaattatatattttataataacaaaaattggtcattttataaattattgccttttgttatttatttatttattattatttgttttttattgtttttggttaGCATCGTTATGCCTTTTGTGGAACCAAAAATTGAGAAAGTGCACCTTATGATTCTAGTTAAAAGACTACTTTTCTAAGTGCAGTCCACTGTCTCCTTTTGTAACTAGATAGAGAGATACTTGAGTGATTGTATTTTCACTTTAAAAATATTGTATCTTCTATATGAGGATATGAATTCGTTTGTAAACTTAATAACATAGTTTCTATTGGTGATTTTTATACATGATTTAATTTGGAAATCTGATTGCAGCTGAATCGAATGCCTCAACTCCCATGTATTGTTATATTAAAGCTACACAGTCTAACACATATAATACAGTATATAATGTGAAATCAAGACATATACACATCCTTAACACAGTTTCGTGAACATCAAACTGGTGCTATAAATCTTGGTTAAGCTGCTTACCAAACCTCAAATGGAAAACTTAACAAGTGAACAATAAAAAATTAGTTGGTGATCGTGATGATAGCTTATTGTGTTTAGAGTTCCTATGTGGCAAGTTTAACATATAATGCAAGCTGTTAAACTAAGAACGTGCTATCACATGTTATATATAGTCTTATGTGCTGGGTCAGCTCAAGGCAAGTTCAGAAGGTGTCCATAAACAGGGCTCATCCTTCACCAGGACCCAATTTTTTAGTCTAATGTAGTAGTACATTCATTGGGGCACTTCTCTCCTTCACCGAAAACCAAAACACGTTTTCTTACAAATCAAAGAGAATCAAAACTGAAAGCGGGATCATGATTAAAATCAAGTTTTCAGTCGCACTCGTGAAGATAAAGCAATTGATGGTGAGAAACGATTCAATTCTAGGTAACGATCTCATAATCCCTAGGATATCTCCGGATTTAAAATACTGCATCCTTCAAGGCTTCAACAATACAGCAACAATATCTGCATCTTGGATCTCATAAAAAATCGTAGTCTTCAACATTCTTCCTGTTCTTGAATTGCACCCTTTAACCATGACACACCCTTATGTtaaaaaatcattgttttcaaacttaatctcacttcttcttctttttaaaCCACAAGACAACAGCATTGTTCTAAACTTATTCTCTTCTTTCTTGACATTTTATAAGTTGTAAGTAATTGAGTAATAGTATATCAttatatcttttatttttattttttttacattttagagatttttttttatttggatttAACAGGTTTTTAGAGTAATGCATTTGGATTATCAAGAGTCTATGAGTTTTTTATTCCTTTATTTCTAAATAATATGGTGTATTATACGTTTTTTTATCATTCATCCTTTCTGATTTTCATTTTTAAGAGATAGATGTTGTATTTAATTGTGATTTTAACATCTCTTCTAATTTTGATTTTcacaaaattttagttttaatagGACAGTCATCCAGAATctagttttatatgttttttaatatGTAAACTACAAATAAAGTTACCAGTTTTAGATTCTATAGATTTTGATTATATCAGAGCATCacttttgaattttaaattttagtcATCCcagattttatttttctttctttctgattCAGATTTTCACATTTCACTTTTTGtgaatttgatttgatttttctAAGAGCATGAAAAGAGAATTACAAATGAGGTGTTATGCTAATACATTTCCttccgtcccaatattattgtccacagacaaaaaacacacacattaaaaaaaatcattaattgtcactaactttatataataaaataatatttttgtctttactttgcatttaatgttccattaaatgcttagttggttaagtaataatgagagggtattttggtaaaaatgttgttTATTTTTAGAAATGAACTATTATTTTggtacaaaccaaaaaggaaagatggactataattttgagATGGAGGGAATAACAATTTATAAGTAGAAAGGagtttattatttctttttttgtGCCAATGTACCATCTGAAATGAAATTTTGTCTTTTATATATACCACAAGTTTAAATGGCAGATTAgaatttttattgtttattttttgagaattttCAAGATTTAAAGACTTTTTAACTAAAATTCCACAGGTCCTCTAAATTGTGGACCGCCTTGCTCATGTGTGATGAAGGTAGCATGTGGACGTTCTTAACcttcttttagaaaaattataaaattcACTAGAATCATATTGATATTTATTTAGAGGAGTTGAAatgatccaaaaaaaaaaaaaaaaagtaaatccctatggtttagggtaatttgcatgtttgatccctaatttatttttttacttcgaaaggtccctattgtttgtttttgttacgcacttggaCCCTGTCTTTACCTAAAGTACCTATTTTGCCAttgaatttttaatttatttaaataaacacaccatcAACCTCATCCCCTCACCTTACTTTACATACTCCAgcatttttctctatttaaataataataatcttTCAGGTAagaccaaacgcataacaaaaacaaatagtatgaACCAAtgacgtaacaaaaacaaatagtaaggactttccgagttaaaaaacaaattagggaccaaacacacatattaccccaaaccatagggaccattcatgtaatttactcaaaataaagcTATTGTTATCGTCTCAAAGCCTTTTTTTTGTCCATGATTGGGTCTTTAGacaattttttttcaagttcTTATGACAGTAGGTTTACTTTTATATATTCTTATGTTCCATTTTGGTCATTAAACCTTCTGTGTACgcctaaaaatattttttgtaccATTTTATGTGCTTTTGTTACCATTAACATATCATTggaattttaatatttattattatttcctaTTAAATTGTAGTATCGTAGCTAGGATGTAATCAACTCTTATGACTAAAGCAAGCTACTTAGTATGTGGAGGAAACAAAACAAGTATACAACAATCAAaattcaaaacaaaacaaaacaaagagGAATACAATGAAACTACCTTGGCTTGTACAGACCAGACCAGAACATCACATTACATTAATTCTACCAACACAGAAAGATAAACCATTTTTTCCATATAACTTCTTAGACctcataaaatttaattaaaaaaaaaaaaacacagaaCAGACTTGCAACAGCCACAATGAAACACCtactaatttaattttttttttctttcttttgataTAATAATCTTAAGACCATTTTCTGGACATACATACCCGTCCGTGTAAAGGTTAAGCATTGTATGTGAAAAAAGTCATGGTTTGTGGAGTTTGAAGCCGAATACTCTTGGGGTGTAGCTTTGTATGGCCTTTTGTGGCTTCAGGTGACCATAACTCATCAAGAACAAGTGAGGGAAAGTCGTTCCAAAATAAGCTCCATCAATATCTATTATGCAACCAAAGTCAAGGAACACAAACATacaaaaatttaagaaaaaaaaattagattttaATAAAGGATACTGCCTTGGTATTTGGATCGAGGGTAGTAGATATCTTCACATTTAGGACAGTAAATTTTCACAGTGCTGGATCGAGGTATGTCGGATTGGCCAACAGGAAGACAGGGTTGTCCACAGCAGTAAACTCTTGGGCACCTTCCAAAGTCGTAATTTTTGTACTTTTCCAACTATATATTATATAATGTTTTGAACACTACAAATCTCaatatgtatattttataaaattatattatgaACAAACATGAAAAAGAGATTAGAGCTGTACCATTGCAGACATTCCACGGGTGGTCAATATGTATCGCACATGAATCAGGCCATACAACATCTCAGCTGCTGACTCAACCAGTTCATTCTGTTCTTCAGTGAACATATCCCCTGCTTATTTACATAACAAATCACCATCACTTTAATCAAACCAAATATATACTATATATTAAATTCTAACAAACAATACAACATATATGAACATTGTTTAAAGGGATATACCCAACAATTTAGTTGAATATCCAAGATTGAGAAAAAGTATGAGAATAGAGGGAGAGTATAGAGCTTACCATGAGAAGATTCTGCATCTAAGATTAGATCAAGTGCATAATCAAAATAAGGAACTTGACTGCTTAACCCACAGAGGTTGAAATCATCTTGAATGTACTCATCATCAACTTCACAGAAAAATTCATTTCCACGCAAATTGCAAAACCATGAAATCCAAGATGTATCATCCTCATCTGAACCACTAACATCAGACTCCTCGCTGTCTGTTTCAGATTCATCTGCAATTACAATCAAAAATAAATGTCATTATGTATTGTAAGAGATAAAACACCAAGTTTAGGTGCATTCATCTTGTTATACATACAAACATGCCATTAAATGGGTAATTCATCTATCCAAACCACAAGACAGAATCTCATCAAACAGGTTAATATTTGCATAAACACAATAGTAACCCAGGCATCCATTCATGCAGGATAAGCACTTAGAATATCATTTCCAATATTCTTGAAAATATGAATGTAGTGTGTGTATGATTAAATTTGACTCATAACAAAGACTCTGATTAACATATTCACAGCAATAAAAAAAAGGCAGGTAATGATACGGTGTAGATATGCATAATCCCAAGCGATATCTTTTTCACACGAATAGATGCCATAAATGAttgaatctaacagatttaagcAATGCAAAGAGCTCATCCACAATTATTCTTCTATCAGCATACCATAACGTTCGGAAAGTACAGATTTTTCAGAAGAAAACAAACCATCGGAGCCCTTGTTTTTGGGGTTGGCAAGAGTAGAGGAGGAACGGTTGTCACGATGGTGGTCCATGTGATGGGATTTTCCACCGCCACCTGCTGCAGAAGTTGACGGCATAGACAATTTTTCTTTCTCCTTGCTATTATTATTCAAAACCCTGGAGGTCGAAGATGACGTCTTTTCTAAGTGCTTGTCCAAGGCATCATTGATTCGTTTCCGATCCAACggtccaccacctcctcctccaacCATTTCCGACTTCGCCGAAGATCCACCTCGATCCCTGTACATAAATATTGGTATATTCGTACGTATAGGTAGATATCTCTCTAAGTTTCCGAAGAAACTATAGATCTGATTCAAGATTTCGTTTAACCTAATTgaataaaagaaagaaaaataaagaaaagaagatcaaggttctgagggaCGAAAAGGGGTGCATCCACGAAGATTGAACAAAGGGAGATGGGAAAAATTAGGGTTCGTGAACATCGGAAGAGAGAGCTAAAGCTCTTATTTTCTCTCTCTCCTCTTTCTTCGTTTCCTATTCTTGATTTTTTAGTgggaaaataatttttttattcccATAAATGTATTTGCTTAAACATATTTTTCTTAAATACTTGAAACAATTTTATCGACATAATCATAAAATAATTGTCCATTAGGCTATAATTCAATAACAATTATTTtaacattaataaaaaaaactaatgatCAACATGATATTTTTAATCAAACTTAATCGGTGATTCTTTATTAATAGCGAATCATCGCTAGAAACACTTCGAAAAAAATGACATAAATGCAACAATTTACTAACTTTTGACGATTTTTCCCCAAATCAGCTTTATGTCTATCAAGACCTCGGATCAATGTGTTAGTATATCTACATATGTTAGCTTTTTTCTTTTTATTCGTATATTTATTCTTGAAACCTTAAATACATTTCGTGATATTTTACCTTCATGTTTTTTGGAATGATACATGGATTATTTAACGTGTTGGGTCAATTAGACAATATATCTAAATAGCCACTCTGCTATTTTTCTATGTGTTTACAGATATAACTATTCGCAAAACCATTAACACACTTACGCAatgtcattttatatatatattttttttacttatgtGGAGGTTATTTAAGATATTAGGTTAATATGGTACAATATATATTTACATAATATCCACCTCTACATTACTTCTTATCTTATCCTTGGTATGTTGCAAGTTGTAAGTTATAAATAATACTATAATAATAGTACACTCATGGAGTCAAGTCAACCAAAATCCCTCGTAACtaatgggctaaacccatgtatACTAGCGACTTTCCTAGGCTCAAGAGTTAACAACTCCAAGCCCGTATTGTAGTATTTCAAATTAACTAAACTTTAGTTTCCATTTTGGGCCAGTCCTTATGGTACTGGACTTTGACTTCTCACATTACAAAAAGTCAAGATTACAAATTTGACTTTTCACTTTTCCTTTTCTCTCATCTTTCCTCTTTTTAGGCACCTCACTTTTCCCCCAATAAAACCCATCATTTTCTCTTGATAAattctcctccttcttcttcataaCCAAAGTCTTTCCTCAATCAACCAGGGTTTAAATTCCTacaagctcttcaaggtcaaaatcaagaaagtcaaagtcaaaatgagTACAACCACAAAGTTTATAAAATGTGTTACGGTTGGAGATGGAGCAGTTGGAAAGACTTGTCTTCTTATTTCCTACACCAGCAACACTTTCCCCACTGTAAGACTATTCTTCTGTTCTTCTACTCACTATGTGTGTGTGATCTTGTTGAaggtttgacttttgacttttcttGGAAATTTATGTTCTTCGTCaaacatatatatttttgtttttgcagGATTATGTTCCAACGGTTTTTGATAATTTTAGTGCAAGTGTTACTGTTGATGGCCAAGTTGTGAATTTGGGTCTGTGGGATACTGCTGGTACACTCCTTTTTTACATTTTATATgcatttttcatctttttttattcatatatcaTCATGAAAATGAGAAAGTTTTTTGTTTTGAATGTGTGTGTATTATAATTAAAATCAATAAGATATGTATTTTTAAATGTAAGTGTGTAGTATACTAGTATGATTAATATTTTCAAAAGTTTTCACCTTTGTTACTTACAAAATGTTCATCACTTCTATAAAATATAGTTTAATGAAAACGTACAAAAGTATATGAATTTTAATTATATTCATCAAATTAATTTACTTGCTGTAAAGCATACTTTGCAAACGGTATAATTATTACATAAGTTTGCATGGGTGTATTAGTATTACTCACATACGTACAATAATTACTAATAATCTTAAATATCTAAGAATAAAAATTTGGATTATTTTCTATATTGAATAAACGGcaaaaacaaaatcaatataTAGATAAGGACGttaaagcatatatatatatatacattgcaTATGAAGGGTGGTATTCTCTATGTCATGTTATATAGTTATTATCAAGTAGTATAAATTATTGTGAAATGCCGTTCTTTGTCCTCTCGAAACATAATAAACCAAAATactgttttatttctttatactttttactatttaatatttatataaaaaaataacataGTAAAATCCTTACTTTATGacacaataagaaaaaaaaaaattcgatGTGCAAATGGACAACATGCATTTAGTAAATCCACTATTGTACTATGTCTATGCTTCTTATTTAGTGAAtgataaaaaaagaaaaacaccCTCCCTTGGTTATTAATTGGAATCTATTATAATTTGTTATATAAAATCATATAGTACAAAGAGCATTATGTTATATAGTGGACCAAACGATAATGATTGGGATGAAAGCCCCCATATGAAATTGGCTCAAATTTTGCATAGGGATAAAAAGTACTTTTTGGAGGCTTGCCTTGCCTTGGTGTTATAATTATAACAAATAAGTAATCATGTGACATTGCCTCCAATGTGATATGTCATTCCCATATCATATATTTGATATTGTCGGGTGATAAATTAGTTGGGGTTTGACAATCTGTTTGTACAAGTAGAAAAACGATCCTTGATTGACGATTGTTACATACAATTAATTATGTTGAATGTATTatattgaaaacaaaaaaaaatgtaaaaaacagGTCAAGAAGACTACAATAGGTTAAGGCCACTGAGCTACAGAGGAGCTGATGTTTTCATCCTTGCTTTTTCATTGATAAGTAGACCTAGCTTCGAGAACATttccaaaaaggtatgtattttcaaTTATATCATATTCTTTTTCTTATCATATATAATAGAATAGACATGTATGTGTATTATCACATCAATCTTTTCTTCTCAGTTCTCATGTATGACACATGAAGTTTTGTCCTAGTTTTTTGccatatatatattatgaaaatatgcTACTTTATTTGTGTATGCGATTGATTGAGATGATGTGTAGCATTAACAATAGTGATTtcttttgttttggttgaaataAAAAAGTGGATCCCAGAGTTGCGGCATTACGCACCC
The genomic region above belongs to Lactuca sativa cultivar Salinas chromosome 4, Lsat_Salinas_v11, whole genome shotgun sequence and contains:
- the LOC111885659 gene encoding casein kinase II subunit beta-1 isoform X2 — translated: MYRDRGGSSAKSEMVGGGGGGPLDRKRINDALDKHLEKTSSSTSRVLNNNSKEKEKLSMPSTSAAGGGGKSHHMDHHRDNRSSSTLANPKNKGSDDESETDSEESDVSGSDEDDTSWISWFCNLRGNEFFCEVDDEYIQDDFNLCGLSSQVPYFDYALDLILDAESSHGDMFTEEQNELVESAAEMLYGLIHVRYILTTRGMSAMLEKYKNYDFGRCPRVYCCGQPCLPVGQSDIPRSSTVKIYCPKCEDIYYPRSKYQGNIDGAYFGTTFPHLFLMSYGHLKPQKAIQSYTPRVFGFKLHKP
- the LOC111885675 gene encoding rac-like GTP-binding protein RAC2, which gives rise to MSTTTKFIKCVTVGDGAVGKTCLLISYTSNTFPTDYVPTVFDNFSASVTVDGQVVNLGLWDTAGQEDYNRLRPLSYRGADVFILAFSLISRPSFENISKKWIPELRHYAPSVPIVLVGTKLDLREDKKFLMDYPGASTISTSQGEELKKQIGAVGYVECSSKTQQSVKTVFDVAIKAVLQPSKPSKQKKRRLGCLVL
- the LOC111885659 gene encoding casein kinase II subunit beta-1 isoform X1, whose translation is MYRDRGGSSAKSEMVGGGGGGPLDRKRINDALDKHLEKTSSSTSRVLNNNSKEKEKLSMPSTSAAGGGGKSHHMDHHRDNRSSSTLANPKNKGSDDESETDSEESDVSGSDEDDTSWISWFCNLRGNEFFCEVDDEYIQDDFNLCGLSSQVPYFDYALDLILDAESSHAGDMFTEEQNELVESAAEMLYGLIHVRYILTTRGMSAMLEKYKNYDFGRCPRVYCCGQPCLPVGQSDIPRSSTVKIYCPKCEDIYYPRSKYQGNIDGAYFGTTFPHLFLMSYGHLKPQKAIQSYTPRVFGFKLHKP